In the genome of Streptococcus oralis, one region contains:
- a CDS encoding DUF2262 domain-containing protein, which produces MTNRLKTPFEKTRDDFEEEFCGEIVEFLIFTLQNVTGAASLKDGCKMPSVHFKASVNVATQEFSEREGRLEWVLTPEEFEEKRWGFSFEPYKIHHIKCQKRPFMELEPYMSEVANNCYHLLEYLDDQSSDSRLETLIETYQKPVIIQDDIGEFTLNRAYSWFEGFITYEGGGKIHAIFAASADESLPPSCFDDLKKFMGTFQVQDTRIKDYIVKELWETAQDWIDSDENDVELTEEYFTNSLSLSELSINEDGELTLYYDDSEEIFAGHAIEVVIDKEGEILRADLVG; this is translated from the coding sequence ATGACAAATCGATTAAAAACTCCATTTGAGAAAACAAGAGATGATTTTGAAGAGGAATTTTGTGGTGAAATTGTCGAATTCTTGATTTTTACCCTCCAAAATGTAACTGGGGCCGCTTCTTTAAAAGATGGTTGTAAAATGCCGTCCGTTCATTTTAAAGCTAGTGTCAATGTTGCAACCCAGGAATTCTCTGAACGTGAGGGACGTTTGGAATGGGTATTGACTCCTGAGGAATTTGAAGAAAAGAGATGGGGCTTTAGTTTTGAACCCTACAAAATTCATCATATCAAATGTCAAAAACGCCCCTTCATGGAGTTAGAGCCATATATGTCAGAAGTAGCTAATAACTGCTACCACTTGCTGGAATACCTAGATGACCAATCCTCAGACTCTAGGTTAGAGACCTTGATTGAAACCTATCAAAAACCTGTCATCATTCAAGACGATATTGGCGAATTCACCTTAAACAGAGCCTATTCTTGGTTTGAAGGATTTATCACTTACGAGGGTGGTGGTAAGATTCATGCTATCTTTGCTGCGAGTGCAGATGAAAGTCTCCCTCCAAGTTGTTTTGATGATCTAAAGAAATTTATGGGAACTTTCCAAGTTCAAGATACTCGGATTAAAGACTATATTGTCAAAGAACTGTGGGAAACAGCTCAAGACTGGATAGATTCAGATGAAAATGACGTGGAGTTAACAGAAGAGTATTTTACCAACTCTCTTTCCTTGAGTGAACTATCGATCAACGAAGACGGGGAATTGACCCTCTACTATGATGATAGCGAGGAAATTTTTGCAGGTCATGCCATCGAAGTTGTCATTGATAAAGAGGGAGAAATCCTTCGAGCAGATTTGGTAGGTTAG
- a CDS encoding MarR family winged helix-turn-helix transcriptional regulator yields MKKINDLLYQLHLTDQMITQLFEKQLGISLTRYQILQFLLQQSPCNQIAVQEKLQIDQAALTRHFKILESEGYVSRKRNPGNQREVLVELTQEAKNQLLVSPPKHHLRVKEQMESILSTVEQKELTTLLTKLVSGLEKIEF; encoded by the coding sequence ATGAAAAAAATTAACGACTTACTGTACCAGCTCCATTTAACAGATCAGATGATCACTCAACTCTTTGAGAAACAATTGGGAATTAGTTTGACCCGCTATCAAATCTTGCAGTTTTTACTGCAGCAGTCACCCTGCAACCAGATTGCCGTTCAGGAGAAGTTGCAAATCGACCAGGCGGCCTTGACCCGTCATTTTAAGATACTAGAGTCAGAGGGCTATGTCAGTCGCAAGCGTAATCCGGGCAATCAGCGAGAAGTCTTAGTTGAATTAACCCAAGAAGCCAAGAATCAACTCTTAGTCAGTCCGCCTAAACATCATTTGCGAGTGAAGGAACAGATGGAGAGCATCTTATCGACAGTCGAGCAGAAAGAGCTAACAACTTTACTGACGAAACTAGTGTCAGGTCTAGAAAAAATAGAATTTTAA
- a CDS encoding DUF1304 domain-containing protein has translation MSIITTILATLVALEHFYIFYLESMATQSDATSRVFNMDKEELTRPSVTSLFKNQGIYNALLGVFLLYGIYFSQSLEIVTIFILFVLGAATYGSLTADKKILLKQGGPAILALLSMLLLK, from the coding sequence ATGTCAATCATTACTACTATTTTAGCAACCCTTGTTGCCCTCGAGCATTTTTATATCTTTTATTTGGAGAGTATGGCAACCCAATCAGATGCAACCAGCCGAGTCTTTAATATGGACAAGGAAGAGTTGACTAGACCCTCTGTCACCTCACTGTTTAAAAACCAAGGGATTTATAATGCTTTGCTGGGTGTCTTTCTCTTATACGGAATTTATTTTTCGCAAAGCTTGGAAATTGTGACTATTTTTATTCTATTTGTTCTTGGTGCAGCGACCTACGGTTCTCTAACAGCAGATAAGAAGATTCTTCTAAAGCAAGGTGGGCCCGCTATTTTGGCTCTGCTGAGTATGTTGCTTTTGAAATAA
- a CDS encoding DUF975 family protein codes for MKYPKIDLKTIRLQTRQFQAENPRLFLVYLLPSILVILSGFLNPLARLQESVLEQSFFSMLAQVLQAYLFPLVVSFMSTIFLAGAAFATLRLLKDPDTELSVKSSLTLFAEERFSQTFLTLLLKRFYLFLWSIPNLVGVYFLFYSNLLARRFVALHPEFPKLDLSSVETEQFLLTFGLYFFASLILMIVGNILYIPQHYAYSQVEFLLCDTLDLGHAKPRQILKTSRFLMKGYKFQRFVLDLQLLPWYFLNWITFGIASFSLLPYIQNNHIFFYRALLARKRRNG; via the coding sequence ATGAAATACCCAAAAATTGATTTAAAAACCATTCGTCTGCAGACTAGGCAATTTCAGGCTGAAAATCCCCGCCTCTTTCTCGTCTATCTCTTACCTAGCATACTGGTCATCTTATCAGGCTTTCTCAACCCCTTGGCTCGTCTCCAAGAAAGTGTTTTAGAGCAATCCTTTTTCAGCATGCTGGCACAAGTGCTCCAAGCCTATCTCTTCCCGCTAGTGGTTTCTTTTATGAGCACGATTTTTCTAGCTGGTGCTGCCTTTGCGACACTCCGACTCCTCAAAGATCCTGATACGGAACTCTCAGTAAAATCAAGCCTGACCCTCTTTGCTGAAGAGCGCTTCTCGCAAACCTTCCTAACCCTGCTCCTCAAACGTTTCTACCTCTTTTTATGGAGCATTCCAAACTTAGTAGGCGTTTATTTTCTTTTTTATAGCAATCTCTTGGCTCGGAGATTTGTCGCCCTACATCCTGAATTTCCAAAATTAGACCTCTCATCCGTTGAAACGGAGCAGTTCCTTCTGACCTTTGGGCTCTACTTTTTCGCGAGTCTCATCTTGATGATTGTGGGAAACATCCTCTACATTCCACAACATTATGCCTACTCGCAGGTAGAATTCCTCCTCTGCGACACTCTGGATTTAGGACATGCTAAACCCCGTCAAATCCTGAAAACTAGCCGTTTCTTGATGAAGGGTTACAAATTCCAGCGCTTTGTCCTCGACCTACAACTACTCCCTTGGTACTTCCTTAACTGGATCACCTTTGGAATTGCTAGCTTTTCACTCCTTCCCTATATCCAAAACAATCACATCTTCTTTTACAGAGCCCTACTAGCCCGTAAACGTCGAAATGGATAA
- the tgt gene encoding tRNA guanosine(34) transglycosylase Tgt: MTDSPIKYRLIKKEKHTGARLGEIITPHGTFPTPMFMPVGTQATVKTQSPEELKKMGSGIILSNTYHLWLRPGDELIARAGGLHKFMNWDQPILTDSGGFQVYSLADSRNITEEGVTFKNHLNGSKMFLSPEKAISIQNNLGSDIMMSFDECPQFYQPYDYVKKSIERTSRWAERGLKAHRRPHDQGLFGIVQGAGFEDLRRQSAHDLVSMDFPGYSIGGLAVGETHEEMNAVLDFTTQLLPENKPRYLMGVGAPDSLIDGVIRGVDMFDCVLPTRIARNGTCMTSQGRLVVKNAQFAEDFTPLDPECDCYTCKNYIRAYLRHLLKADETFGIRLTSYHNLYFLLNLMKQVRQAIMDDNLLEFREYFVEKYGYSKSGRNF; this comes from the coding sequence ATGACAGATTCACCAATCAAATACCGCTTGATTAAGAAAGAAAAACACACGGGAGCTCGTCTGGGAGAAATCATCACCCCGCACGGGACCTTTCCAACGCCTATGTTTATGCCAGTTGGGACCCAAGCTACTGTAAAAACCCAGTCACCAGAGGAGTTGAAGAAGATGGGTTCAGGGATTATTCTGTCCAACACCTATCACTTGTGGCTCCGTCCAGGAGATGAACTCATCGCGCGCGCAGGTGGTCTCCACAAGTTCATGAACTGGGACCAGCCTATTTTGACGGATAGTGGTGGTTTTCAGGTTTATTCCCTAGCAGATAGCCGAAATATCACAGAAGAAGGGGTAACCTTTAAAAACCATCTCAATGGTTCCAAGATGTTCCTATCGCCAGAAAAGGCTATTTCTATTCAGAACAATCTAGGCTCAGACATCATGATGTCTTTTGATGAATGTCCTCAGTTTTACCAACCTTACGACTACGTTAAGAAATCAATCGAGCGTACCAGCCGTTGGGCTGAGCGTGGTTTGAAGGCTCACCGTCGTCCGCATGATCAAGGATTATTTGGGATTGTGCAGGGGGCAGGATTTGAAGACCTTCGCCGTCAGTCAGCTCACGACCTTGTCAGCATGGATTTCCCAGGCTACTCTATCGGTGGTTTGGCAGTGGGAGAAACCCACGAAGAAATGAATGCAGTCTTGGACTTCACAACCCAACTTCTTCCTGAAAATAAACCTCGCTATTTGATGGGTGTGGGAGCGCCAGATAGCTTGATTGATGGGGTTATTCGTGGTGTGGATATGTTTGACTGTGTCTTACCGACTCGTATCGCTCGTAACGGAACTTGTATGACCAGTCAAGGTCGTTTGGTTGTCAAAAATGCCCAATTCGCCGAAGACTTTACGCCACTGGATCCTGAGTGTGATTGCTACACATGTAAGAACTACATACGCGCCTACCTTCGTCACCTGCTCAAGGCTGACGAAACCTTTGGTATCCGCTTGACTAGCTATCACAATCTTTACTTCTTGCTCAACCTGATGAAGCAGGTCCGTCAAGCCATCATGGATGACAATCTCTTGGAATTTCGTGAGTATTTTGTGGAAAAATATGGCTACAGCAAGTCAGGACGCAATTTCTAA
- a CDS encoding acyltransferase family protein gives MRIKWFSLIRITGLLLVLLYHFFQTIFPGGFFGVDVFFTFSGFLITSLLLEEFGKAHQIDLLGFFKRRFYRIVPPVVLMVLVTMPFTFLVRQDYVAGIGGQIAGVLGFMTNFYEMLTGGSYESQFIPHLFVHNWSLAVEVHYYILWGLAVWFLSKRSKSSSQLKGMVFLLSTGAFIISFFSMFIGSLMASSHSSVYFSSLTHVYPFFLGSILATVVGVRQTSDLVKQFDRMWDLRQNLLVFAAGLLVLLLLTFFVKFTYLFAYLFGFVLASLAAVIMIFAARVLHEKTSEIQEPRIITFLADTSYAVYLFHWPFYIIFSQLMSNLPAVILTIIFSYFFAILSFYIIEPLIAGKTNPLIRKISRLPHIKPISAGGAGILTLITLIIIAVAPQVGAFETDLMVNGFKQAQTNIGQTKTLAEQAEASRLGISEGTSLIGDSVALRANTALQEALPEANINAQVSRTTKQANDIMLNNSQNKVLLKTVVIATGVNGPENYKDDLDTIVKNLPKGHHLILVTPYEGDKSKETYKSVEQYATYARELAEKTPYVSIADWNKVAKEHPEIWAGTDQVHFGNDSNMIEEGAKLYAETIAAAVKAAQELPVKSK, from the coding sequence ATGCGTATTAAATGGTTTTCCTTGATTAGGATTACAGGTTTACTTTTGGTGCTTTTGTACCACTTCTTTCAAACGATCTTTCCTGGAGGATTCTTTGGGGTAGATGTCTTTTTCACTTTTTCAGGATTTTTGATCACCTCCCTCCTTTTAGAAGAATTTGGGAAGGCACATCAGATTGATTTGTTGGGCTTTTTTAAGAGACGGTTTTACCGCATCGTGCCACCTGTGGTGCTGATGGTTTTGGTGACCATGCCTTTTACTTTCTTGGTTCGTCAAGACTATGTTGCTGGAATTGGTGGCCAGATAGCTGGAGTTCTCGGTTTTATGACCAACTTCTACGAAATGTTAACAGGGGGCAGTTATGAATCCCAGTTCATTCCGCATCTCTTTGTTCACAACTGGAGTCTAGCTGTTGAGGTTCACTACTATATCCTTTGGGGCTTAGCGGTTTGGTTCTTATCGAAACGTTCAAAATCTAGTAGTCAATTGAAAGGGATGGTATTTCTTCTTTCTACGGGAGCTTTCATCATTAGCTTTTTCTCTATGTTTATTGGTAGTCTAATGGCTAGTTCCCATTCGTCTGTCTACTTTTCAAGTTTAACCCATGTCTATCCCTTCTTTTTAGGAAGCATTTTGGCGACGGTTGTAGGTGTTCGTCAGACGAGCGATTTAGTCAAGCAGTTTGATCGGATGTGGGATCTTCGTCAGAATCTACTGGTATTTGCTGCAGGTCTCTTGGTGTTATTGCTCTTGACTTTCTTTGTCAAGTTCACCTACTTATTCGCTTATTTATTTGGTTTCGTACTGGCAAGTTTAGCGGCCGTGATCATGATTTTTGCTGCGCGTGTCTTGCATGAGAAAACGTCTGAGATACAAGAACCACGGATAATCACATTTTTAGCGGATACCAGCTATGCGGTTTATCTCTTCCACTGGCCTTTTTATATTATCTTTTCTCAGTTGATGAGTAATTTGCCTGCTGTTATTCTGACAATCATCTTTTCTTATTTCTTTGCTATCCTATCCTTCTATATTATTGAGCCATTGATTGCCGGTAAGACCAATCCTTTAATACGGAAGATTAGTCGATTACCTCATATTAAACCAATTAGTGCTGGTGGTGCTGGCATTCTTACCTTGATTACCTTGATTATCATAGCTGTGGCTCCTCAAGTTGGAGCCTTTGAAACAGACTTGATGGTGAATGGTTTTAAACAAGCCCAGACCAATATAGGACAAACAAAGACTCTTGCTGAGCAAGCAGAGGCTAGCCGACTGGGAATTTCTGAGGGAACGAGTCTGATTGGAGATTCGGTAGCCTTGCGTGCTAATACAGCCTTACAAGAGGCCCTTCCTGAAGCAAATATCAACGCTCAAGTTAGTCGGACAACCAAGCAAGCCAATGACATCATGCTCAATAACAGCCAGAACAAGGTACTTCTAAAAACAGTTGTCATTGCAACGGGTGTAAACGGACCAGAGAATTATAAAGATGACTTAGATACGATCGTTAAAAATCTTCCCAAAGGCCACCATCTGATTCTTGTAACTCCTTATGAAGGTGACAAGAGCAAGGAGACTTACAAATCAGTTGAGCAGTATGCGACTTATGCGCGAGAATTAGCAGAAAAGACTCCTTACGTGAGCATCGCAGACTGGAATAAGGTTGCTAAGGAACACCCTGAAATCTGGGCTGGAACCGACCAAGTCCACTTTGGAAATGATAGCAACATGATTGAAGAAGGTGCTAAACTTTACGCAGAGACGATTGCAGCTGCTGTTAAGGCTGCTCAGGAATTGCCTGTGAAATCAAAATAA
- the nagA gene encoding N-acetylglucosamine-6-phosphate deacetylase, producing the protein MPNYIKADQFFYPHGVRRGGYLELVDGKFGKHVEQIPEGAEVIDYTGYSIAPGLVDTHIHGFGGVDVMDNNIEGTLHTMSEGLLSMGVTSFLPTTLTSSYEQLLAVTENIGARYQEASGAKIRGIYFEGPYFTEKYKGAQNPAYMKDPRMDEFRAWQKAANGLLNKIALAPEREGVEDFVRTITGEGVTVALGHSNATFDEAKKAVDAGASVWVHAYNGMRGLTHRELGMVGAMYELPHTYAELICDGHHVDPKACDILLKQKGTENIALITDCMTAGGLEDGDYMLGEFPVVVANGTARLKSTGNLAGSILKLKDGLKNVVEWGIANPHEAVMMASLNPAKSVHIDDVCGQIREGYDADFIVLDKDLELVATYLDGVKRYQA; encoded by the coding sequence ATGCCTAATTATATTAAAGCGGATCAGTTTTTCTACCCACACGGAGTTCGCCGTGGCGGTTACTTGGAACTTGTGGATGGCAAGTTTGGAAAGCATGTAGAACAGATTCCTGAAGGAGCTGAGGTGATTGACTATACAGGCTACAGCATTGCTCCAGGACTTGTGGATACCCACATTCATGGATTTGGTGGTGTGGATGTCATGGATAATAATATCGAAGGAACTCTTCATACTATGAGTGAAGGGCTCCTCAGCATGGGAGTAACGAGCTTCTTGCCGACAACTTTGACCTCATCTTATGAGCAATTGCTTGCGGTAACAGAAAATATCGGTGCTCGATACCAAGAAGCAAGTGGAGCCAAAATTCGTGGAATCTATTTTGAAGGACCGTATTTCACAGAGAAATACAAAGGAGCTCAAAACCCTGCCTATATGAAAGACCCTCGTATGGATGAGTTTCGTGCTTGGCAAAAAGCAGCTAATGGTTTGCTAAATAAAATTGCCCTTGCGCCAGAACGTGAAGGTGTAGAAGACTTTGTTCGTACGATTACGGGCGAAGGTGTGACCGTTGCTCTTGGACACTCAAATGCGACTTTTGATGAAGCTAAAAAGGCAGTCGATGCTGGAGCAAGTGTTTGGGTACATGCCTACAATGGAATGCGTGGGTTGACTCACCGTGAGCTCGGTATGGTTGGTGCCATGTATGAATTGCCTCATACCTACGCAGAATTGATTTGTGATGGTCACCACGTAGATCCAAAGGCTTGTGATATTTTGCTTAAGCAAAAGGGAACTGAAAATATTGCCCTTATCACAGACTGTATGACAGCTGGTGGCTTAGAAGATGGAGATTACATGTTGGGAGAATTCCCGGTAGTAGTTGCTAATGGAACTGCTCGCCTCAAATCTACAGGCAATTTGGCAGGTTCTATCCTCAAACTCAAAGACGGTTTGAAGAATGTGGTCGAATGGGGCATTGCGAATCCGCATGAAGCAGTCATGATGGCCAGCCTCAACCCAGCAAAATCTGTTCACATCGATGATGTCTGTGGTCAAATCCGCGAGGGTTATGACGCTGACTTTATCGTACTAGATAAAGATTTGGAATTGGTAGCAACCTACCTAGATGGTGTGAAACGTTATCAAGCATAG
- a CDS encoding DUF1033 family protein, with amino-acid sequence MYRVIEMYGDFEPWWFIEGWEEDVIMSQSFDKYYDALKYYKSCWFELEKKNPLYKSRSDLMTIFWDPADQRWCDECDEYLQQYHSLALLQDEQVIPDEKLRPGYEKQTGQEKHRSCRMKWR; translated from the coding sequence ATGTATCGTGTTATAGAAATGTATGGGGATTTTGAACCGTGGTGGTTTATAGAAGGCTGGGAAGAAGATGTCATCATGAGTCAATCTTTTGACAAGTATTATGATGCTCTAAAATATTATAAATCATGCTGGTTTGAGTTGGAAAAGAAGAATCCTCTTTATAAGAGTCGGAGTGATTTGATGACTATCTTTTGGGATCCTGCTGACCAACGCTGGTGTGATGAGTGCGATGAGTATTTGCAGCAGTACCATTCTTTGGCACTTTTACAGGATGAGCAAGTCATCCCCGATGAAAAGCTACGCCCAGGCTACGAAAAACAAACAGGTCAAGAAAAGCATCGTTCTTGCCGCATGAAATGGAGATAA
- the comGA gene encoding competence type IV pilus ATPase ComGA produces MVQEIAQKIIATAKEKKAQDIYFIPKEKSYELHMRIGDERCLVDSYEFDVLAAVISHFKFVAGMNVGEKRRSQLGSCDYQYDEKVSSLRLSTVGDYRGHESLVIRLLHDEERDLHFWFQDIGELGKQYRQRGLYLFAGPVGSGKTTLMHELAKSLFKGQQVMSIEDPVEIKQEDMLQLQLNETIGLTYENLIKLSLRHRPDLLIIGEIRDSETARAVVRASLTGATVFSTIHAKSIRGVYERLLELGVTEEELAVVLQGVCYQRLIGGGGIVDFANKDYQEHQPTSWNEQIDQLLKDGHITSLQAETEKISYS; encoded by the coding sequence ATGGTACAAGAAATTGCACAGAAAATTATTGCTACTGCGAAAGAAAAGAAGGCTCAGGATATCTATTTTATCCCCAAGGAAAAGTCCTACGAGCTTCACATGCGGATTGGAGACGAACGGTGTCTAGTTGACTCCTATGAGTTTGATGTTTTAGCTGCTGTGATTAGTCATTTCAAGTTTGTGGCTGGGATGAATGTAGGAGAAAAGCGTCGCAGTCAGCTGGGTTCTTGTGATTATCAGTATGACGAAAAGGTTTCTTCACTGCGTTTGTCCACCGTGGGAGATTATCGGGGACATGAGAGTTTGGTCATTCGTTTGTTACACGATGAGGAGCGGGACCTGCATTTCTGGTTTCAGGATATTGGAGAACTGGGCAAGCAATACAGACAAAGGGGTCTCTATCTATTTGCAGGTCCAGTCGGAAGTGGCAAGACGACGCTGATGCACGAATTAGCTAAGTCTCTGTTTAAGGGGCAGCAGGTTATGTCCATCGAAGATCCTGTTGAGATCAAGCAAGAAGACATGCTCCAGTTGCAGTTGAATGAGACGATTGGACTGACCTATGAAAATCTGATTAAACTGTCTCTCCGTCATCGTCCTGACCTCTTGATTATCGGTGAAATTCGGGACAGTGAGACGGCGCGTGCGGTTGTCAGAGCCAGTTTGACAGGTGCGACAGTTTTTTCAACCATTCATGCCAAGAGTATCCGAGGTGTTTATGAACGCCTTCTGGAGTTGGGTGTGACGGAGGAGGAACTAGCAGTTGTTCTGCAAGGCGTCTGTTACCAGAGATTAATCGGGGGAGGAGGAATTGTTGACTTTGCAAACAAAGACTATCAAGAACACCAGCCAACTAGCTGGAATGAGCAGATTGATCAGCTTCTTAAAGATGGACATATCACAAGTCTTCAGGCTGAAACGGAAAAAATTAGCTACAGCTAA
- the comGB gene encoding competence type IV pilus assembly protein ComGB yields MDISQVFRLKRKKLATAKQKKIITLFNNLFSSGFHLVEIISFLGRSALLEKDYVAQMHQGLAQGKSFSEMMNSLGFSSAIVTQLSLAEVHGNLHLSLGKIEEYLDNLSKVKKKLIEVATYPLILLGFLLLIMLGLRNYLLPQLDSSNIATQIIGNLPQIFLGLVLVCSLSLLLALTFYKRSSKMRVFSMLARIPFLGIFVQTYLTAYYAREWGNMVSQGMELTQIFQIMQEQGSQLFKEIGQDLAQALQNGREFSQTIGTYPFFKKELSLIIEYGEVKSKLGSELEIYAEKTWEVFFTRVNRTMNLVQPLVFIFVALIIVLLYAAMLMPMYQNMEVNF; encoded by the coding sequence ATGGACATATCACAAGTCTTCAGGCTGAAACGGAAAAAATTAGCTACAGCTAAGCAGAAGAAAATCATCACTTTGTTTAACAACCTCTTCTCCAGTGGCTTTCATTTGGTGGAAATTATTTCTTTCTTGGGAAGAAGTGCCCTGCTAGAAAAGGACTATGTGGCCCAGATGCACCAAGGCTTGGCTCAGGGGAAATCATTCTCAGAAATGATGAACAGCTTGGGCTTTTCAAGTGCTATTGTGACCCAGTTATCTCTAGCTGAAGTGCATGGAAATCTTCACCTGAGTCTGGGGAAGATAGAAGAATATCTGGATAATTTGTCCAAGGTCAAGAAGAAGTTAATCGAAGTGGCGACCTATCCCCTGATTTTGCTAGGATTTCTCCTGCTAATCATGCTGGGATTGAGAAACTATCTACTCCCCCAACTGGACAGTAGCAATATCGCCACCCAAATCATTGGCAATCTGCCACAAATTTTTCTGGGACTAGTGTTGGTTTGCTCTCTGTCTCTACTTTTAGCTCTCACTTTTTACAAAAGAAGTTCCAAGATGCGGGTTTTCTCGATGTTAGCACGGATTCCCTTTCTAGGAATCTTTGTCCAGACCTATCTGACAGCCTATTACGCGCGTGAATGGGGCAATATGGTTTCACAGGGAATGGAGCTGACGCAGATTTTTCAGATCATGCAGGAACAAGGTTCTCAGCTCTTTAAAGAAATCGGTCAAGATCTGGCTCAAGCCCTGCAAAATGGCCGCGAATTTTCTCAGACTATAGGAACCTATCCTTTCTTTAAAAAGGAGTTGAGTCTCATCATCGAGTATGGAGAAGTCAAGTCCAAGCTGGGGAGTGAGTTGGAAATCTATGCTGAAAAAACTTGGGAAGTCTTTTTTACCCGAGTTAATCGTACCATGAATCTGGTACAGCCACTGGTTTTTATCTTTGTGGCCCTGATTATCGTTTTACTTTATGCGGCAATGCTTATGCCCATGTATCAAAATATGGAGGTAAATTTTTAA
- the comGC gene encoding competence type IV pilus major pilin ComGC, whose amino-acid sequence MKKLVTNLKKAKVKAFTLVEMLVVLLIISVLLLLFVPNLTKQKDAVDDKGKAAVVKVVESQAELYSLDKNEDASLSKLQADGRITAEQAKAYKEYHAKQKTSQTVAD is encoded by the coding sequence ATGAAAAAACTCGTGACAAATTTAAAAAAAGCCAAGGTTAAAGCTTTCACTTTGGTAGAAATGTTAGTGGTTTTGCTTATCATCAGTGTTCTTCTCTTGCTCTTTGTGCCCAATTTGACCAAGCAAAAGGATGCCGTAGATGACAAAGGAAAAGCTGCTGTTGTCAAGGTCGTGGAAAGCCAGGCAGAACTCTATAGTTTGGACAAGAATGAAGATGCTAGCCTAAGTAAATTACAGGCGGATGGTCGCATCACAGCAGAGCAAGCCAAGGCTTATAAAGAATACCATGCAAAACAAAAAACAAGTCAAACTGTTGCGGATTAA
- the comGD gene encoding competence type IV pilus minor pilin ComGD, with protein sequence MQNKKQVKLLRIKAFTMLESLLVLGLVSIIALALSGSVQSTFAAVEEQIFFMEFEELYRETQKRSVASQQKTSLNLDGQTISNGSQNLIVPKGIQAPSGQSIIFDRAGGNSSLAKVEFQTSKGAIRYQLYLGNGKIKRTKETKN encoded by the coding sequence ATGCAAAACAAAAAACAAGTCAAACTGTTGCGGATTAAGGCCTTTACCATGCTGGAAAGTCTCTTGGTTTTGGGACTTGTGAGTATCATTGCCTTGGCTTTATCAGGTTCTGTCCAGTCCACTTTTGCGGCGGTAGAGGAGCAGATTTTCTTTATGGAATTTGAAGAACTCTATCGGGAAACCCAAAAGCGCAGTGTTGCTAGTCAGCAAAAGACCAGCTTGAACTTAGATGGACAGACGATCAGCAATGGCAGTCAAAACTTGATCGTTCCTAAAGGAATTCAGGCGCCATCAGGACAAAGCATTATATTTGACCGAGCTGGGGGCAATTCGTCCCTGGCTAAGGTTGAATTTCAGACCAGCAAAGGAGCGATTCGCTATCAATTATATCTAGGAAATGGAAAAATTAAACGTACTAAGGAAACAAAAAATTAG
- the comGE gene encoding competence type IV pilus minor pilin ComGE, which yields MEKLNVLRKQKIRAVILLEAVVALAVFASIATLLLGQIQKNRQEEAEILQKEEVLRVAKMALQTGQNQVNINGVEVQVFASEKGLEVYHGSEKLLDLKEQ from the coding sequence ATGGAAAAATTAAACGTACTAAGGAAACAAAAAATTAGGGCAGTGATCTTACTAGAAGCAGTAGTAGCTTTGGCTGTGTTTGCCAGCATTGCGACCCTTCTTTTGGGGCAAATTCAGAAAAATAGGCAGGAAGAGGCAGAAATCTTGCAAAAAGAGGAAGTCTTGCGTGTGGCGAAGATGGCTCTGCAGACAGGTCAAAATCAGGTAAACATAAACGGAGTGGAGGTTCAGGTGTTTGCTAGTGAAAAGGGATTGGAGGTCTACCATGGTTCAGAGAAGTTGCTCGACCTTAAAGAGCAGTAA